A single region of the Eleginops maclovinus isolate JMC-PN-2008 ecotype Puerto Natales chromosome 16, JC_Emac_rtc_rv5, whole genome shotgun sequence genome encodes:
- the LOC134878051 gene encoding serine/threonine-protein kinase BRSK1-like: MLMLRKGGGERLKKRKGFYAQQQRPKNRSIPRVKRDSFPSKRKDEQQELTVGQSSQYVGPYRLEKTLGKGQTGLVKLGVHCITGQKVAIKIVNREKLSESVLMKVEREIAILKLIEHPHVLKLHDVYENNKYLYLVLEHVSGGELFDYLVKKGRLTPKEARKFFRQIISALDFCHSHSICHRDLKPENLLLDEKNNIRIADFGMASLQVGDSLLETSCGSPHYACPEVIRGEKYDGRRADVWSCGVILFALLVGALPFDHDNLRQLLEKVKSGVFHMPHFIPPECQALLKGMIEVHPDKRLTLEAIQKHSWYQGGRNEPCPEQPPPRRVCVKRIASLSDLDPDVLESMYSLGCFRDRVKLTQDLTSEEENQEKMIYYLLFDRKERYPSCEDEDLPARNDLDPPRKRVDSPMLTRHGRCRPERKSLEVLSVTEQGSPTPPRRALDTNAHSQRSRSVSGASTGLSSSPLSSPRSPVFTFSQSEVASSKPDSKPGSATTTTRPIRPTPDPKTMTLPSKGPTDRPHLHSMKSLPIQTPRSPSPSPSPLLSPIPRFFNFPSPSVFKSKHSSSNSSAAPPPVSQVTPQGSPLPTPLGTPVHQIQHPSSSTTPPSSSSSSSSSRADGGGGASLSLTPPSSPGGSGGLAASSSAHWRTRLNSFKNNLLGSPRFHRRKLQVPTSEDMSSLTPESSPELAKKSWFGNFISLEKEEQIFVMIRDKPLSSIKADIVHAFLSIPSLSHSVVSQNSFRAEYKSSGGPSVFQKPVKFQVDIGFSEGEREREREGKRELGIYSVTFSLIAGPSRRFKRVVETIQAQLLSSHDQPSVQALADEKNGQLSRQPSTPSRQNSRRSESGSERDRLEKERPVEGGGGSSSSSSSSGTALQRRGSGKDKTRLLSASNGTQSHP; the protein is encoded by the exons ATGCTGATGctgaggaagggaggaggagagaggctgaaaaagagaaagggatTTTACGCGCAGCAGCAGCGGCCGAAGAACAGATCCATCCCGCGCGTAAAGAGAGACTCGTTCCCCTCAAA GAGGAAGGATGAGCAGCAAGAGCTGACAGTGGGCCAGTCCAGCCAGTATGTGGGGCCTTACCGGCTGGAGAAGACCCTGGGGAAGGGCCAGACAG gacTGGTGAAGCTGGGTGTTCACTGTATCACGGGACAGAAGGTGGCCATAAAGATTGTGAACAGAGAGAAGCTGTCCGAGTCCGTCCTCATGAAG GTGGAGAGAGAAATAGCTATTCTTAAACTAATAGAGCACCCTCACGTTCTGAAGCTGCATGATGTCTATGAGAATAACAAATACCT GTACCTGGTTTTGGAGCATGTGTCCGGCGGAGAGTTGTTTGATTACCTGGTGAAGAAGGGCAGGCTGACCCCCAAAGAAGCCCGGAAGTTCTTCAGACAAATCATCTCCGCCCTCGACTTCTGCCACAGTCACTCCATATG TCACAGAGACCTGAAGCCAGAGAATCTTCTCCTGGACGAGAAGAACAACATCCGGATCGCAGACTTCGGCATGGCCTCGCTGCAGGTCGGGGACAGTCTACTGGAGACCAGCTGTGG GTCCCCACATTATGCTTGCCCAGAGGTCATAAGA GGGGAGAAGTACGATGGTCGCAGAGCAGATGTTTGGAGTTGTGGCGTCATCCTCTTTGCTCTGCTAGTG GGTGCCTTACCCTTCGACCACGACAACCTGCGGCAGCTTTTAGAGAAAGTGAAGAGCGGCGTTTTCCACATGCCTCACTTTATACCTCCTGAATGCCAAGCTCTGCTCAAAGGAATGATAGAGGTCCATCCTGACAAGAGACTCACG CTAGAAGCAATCCAGAAACACTCCTGGTACCA AGGGGGTCGTAACGAGCCATGTCCGGAGCAGCCGCCACCCCGCCGGGTCTGTGTGAAGAGGATCGCGTCGCTCTCAGACCTGGACCCTGACGTTCTGGAGAGCATGTACTCCTTAGGGTGCTTCAGAGACCGGGTGAAACTCACACAGGACCTTACAAGTGAGGA GGAGAACCAGGAGAAGATGATCTACTACCTCCTGTTCGACAGGAAGGAGCGATACCCCAGCTGTGAAGACGAGGATCTGCCAGCCAGAAACGACCTCG ACCCCCCTAGGAAGCGCGTTGACTCCCCCATGCTGACCCGTCATGGCCGCTGTCGTCCAGAGAGGAAAAGTCTAGAGGTTCTCAGCGTCACAGAACAGGGGTCTCCCACCCCACCTCGCAGGGCCCTGGACACTAATGCACACAGCCAGAG GTCCCGTTCAGTCAGTGGAGCGTCGACAGGTCTGTCCTCCAGTCCTCTCAGCAGTCCCAGG AGCCCGGTCTTCactttcagccaatcagaagtcGCCTCCTCCAAACCAGACTCCAAACCAGGAAgtgccaccaccaccacccggCCCATCCGCCCAACACCCGACCCAAAAACCATGACCCTCCCCTCAAAGGGCCCCACAGACCGGCCTCACCTTCACTCCATGAAGTCCCTCCCCATCCAGACCCCTCGCTCCCCTTCCCCCTCACCTTCACCCCTTCTCTCCCCCATCCCACGATTCTTCAACTTCCCGTCTCCGTCCGTCTTCAAGTCCAAGCACTCGTCCTCTAACTCCTCTGCCGCTCCCCCTCCTGTGTCGCAGGTCACGCCTCAGGGTTCGCCGCTGCCCACCCCCCTGGGCACGCCTGTGCATCAAATCCAACACCCCTCTTCCTCcaccacccctccctcctcttcctcctcgtcttcgTCCTCCAGAGCTGacggagggggcggggcttcgCTGTCTCTGACTCCACCCTCCAGCCCCGGTGGGAGTGGAGGTCTGGCGGCTTCGAGCTCCGCCCACTGGAGGACGAGACTCAACTCGTTCAAGAACAACCTGCTGGGGTCGCCGCGCTTCCATCGGCGCAAACTGCAAG tccCCACATCAGAGGACATGTCCAGTCTGACTCCTGAGTCCAGTCCAGA actGGCGAAGAAGTCATGGTTTGGTAACTTCATCAGtctggagaaagaggagcagatctTCGTGATGATCCGAGACAAACCGCTCAGCTCCATCAAGGCCGACATTGTCCACGCCTTCCTCTCC atcCCGTCCCTCAGCCACAGTGTGGTTTCTCAGAACAGTTTCCGGGCAGAGTACAAGTCCTCCGGAGGCCCCTCTGTCTTCCAGAAGCCCGTCAAGTTCCAG GTGGACATCGGTTTCtctgagggggagagagagagggagcgggaAGGGAAGAGAGAGCTGGGAATCTACAGCGTCACCTTCAGCCTGATCGCAG gtcCGAGTCGCAGATTCAAGAGAGTCGTGGAGACGATTCAGGCTCAGCTGCTCAGTTCTCATGATCAGCCCTCTGTGCAGGCATTGGCTG ATGAGAAGAACGGTCAGCTCTCCCGGCAGCCCAGCACTCCTTCCCGGCAGAACTCCCGACGCTCTGAAAGCGGCTCGGAGCGAGACCGGCTGGAGAAGGAGCGTCCGGTGGAGGGTGggggcggcagcagcagcagcagcagcagcagcgggacGGCCTTACAGAGGCGAGGGTCGGGGAAAGACAAGACCAGACTCCTGTCGGCGTCTAACGGGACGCAGTCTCACCCCTGA